In Chaetodon auriga isolate fChaAug3 chromosome 9, fChaAug3.hap1, whole genome shotgun sequence, the genomic window CCCTCGCTGCCATATAAAGCAGCCGACAAACTGTGGTAGTAAACAATTTTGTTTATGGCAAAATCTCTGtaaatgcagctctgtgtcctgAAGCTGCTGAGTAATCAGTGGGACGACGCACTGGCAACTGGTATTAATCGTCACCAATTAACGGACCTCTATAATTAAGCATGTGAAATGACTAAAGCAGAGTTAAAGGTTCAGTGTGTAAAAGGATTGTAGGGACCAGCAGAGAACTAATTAAAGGTAAGAACAATAGAGcacatgtttcatttttaagattttattAAAATACGGTGTGGAGTTTACCATCGGAAGTTACCATCACAAACATGATTGTTTCtaataaaaaagtaaacaaaacaaaaataaagcttAAGAGCCTAGTTacaggagattttttttttgtttttttgttttttttgtttgtttgtttttgcagtctggtgaaagaaaaatcaattcACAATGAgagtgagtggaaaaaaaaaacatgttcacatgttgtaaaaatacatttcccaattttaacattacacacagtcactttcaaacattcattcattccttgtTAGATGGTTAGATGTCAGtgccaaaacaaagcaaaacagaaaaaaaaaaaaaaaaaaaaaagttcagacCTGTGCACAAAGGGGGCAATGAAGGGGGAGCGGTTTCTAAAAAAGCAGGAGGCTGTTCTACATTCGGAGGGCGGAAAACTTGGGACGAGGGACACGAGACAGAGGGCGACTGCTGGAGGATATGTGTGCATTTGAaccctgagagagaaaaagtgacCGATTCttaattttctgctttttttttttttttttttttcgacaGACCACACCAGTGTCCGCTATGCCGTCCCCCTCCCAGTCCCACCGGGGCTCTGGCAGCACTGTGAAAGACGCTATTAGAGCCCCGcagtggtggtagtggtggggtgggggggcattCTCACACCCAAGAGTGAAATATCAGCTGTGGCTTTGTGAGCATACACACTGTGCTTATCTGTTAGcctacacacgcacacactgccgGGCTGACTGGAAATTTTTaaaattagaaaacaaaaaagaaaaaaaaaacccatcttGCACATGAAAGCACAGTAAAAATTCAGACCGGATTTATGTgtttcagccaaaaaaaaacaaactacacGAGGCTAAATGTGGTTCACCGCTGAAAAAGAAATGCGAGGTGAGGCAGATTTAGGCCTGTCAGGGTGTGAGGAGCTTTTCGCAGAGCGGCCTTCGTCGTCATCGTCACTCTTTTCAACTGGGTGTGTCTCCTGACTTCACCTGCTGTGGTCAACTGTATTAAGGCAGTGAGTGGTTCCATGGCGACTTTCTATAACAGCTACTTTTACAGGGAGAGAATAAGTAAGGCCCAGAGGATATCAGATGGAAAGGACAGTTGGGAtaagacagattaaaaaaacaaaaaaaaccaaaaaaaaacaggaaagggatctcttgttttctctgaaatgtttcaGTACAACATGTAGAACACAGACAGCATATCCATAAAAATGAAATcctacaataaaacagaatggtTTTCATAACAGTGCACtgctgaactgaaaaaaaaaatatatatatataatcatCATCAACAGCAAAATTTAAGATTACTATTATGCTCATAATCCGAACTATGGGggttattttaaaaatatatactCATCACATGACAGAGGAGCCTAGCATCTCAGGACACAGACATGCTCCATGTCTCTCATAGACTCTGAGGGGCAAACTGTACATCACTGGAAACTGACCACGACAAAAATGGCAACTCGGGTTGAAAACACTCTGAGGGGGGGGAAAAGGccagggagcagagggaaacagcaaGATGACACAAAGTCTTTAAGCCAATAGTATTTCCCCTATAAACATTACCTCACATGCACTATAGATAGAGCAGCCTGACAATGACGGGgggttaaaaagaaaacagcatctACTATACTGTTCTACTAAAAGAAAACTAGCAGACCACGGCGACcgacttctgttttttttttccttatttttcaTTAGCCAGTAAGATGGAGATCGAAACACATCAACTACAGTCTGAAGTCTAAGAGCGGGAAAGCGCTGTGCTGAATTTTCcacaatgacaaaataaaaggtAAAGGCAAAGAGATGCGCATTGGTTTTGAAGCCTGAGTATTCAGTGACCTATAGCGAACCTAAACAGATTTTGTCAATTTAATTCATGGGGCAAcgtggtttttttttgtttattgtatCATTACTGCTACAATTTCACAACCCTTCTGGTAAAGAATAGTAAAGAAGTATCTAgaaaatctgtacaaaaaataaaagggtATGCACGGTACATTCAATATCTGTTACTGAGGTACTAGAAAGGTGTTCCCTTGACACCAGGGCAACAGCGTTAAAGAGTTACTCCTAGGGATTATTCCTTTGGAAAGACAATAGCTTGTTATCCTAACTGGGTGAGggaacatacatacacacacgcgcacacgcacgcacacacacacatacactactGTCATTACCAAAGCCAGCATGCAAGAACACTGTCTCCTTGCTCCTACAGGGAATCTAATCTCTACTGTCCCCTCACGCTTCAAGGAACTGGTGGATGCATACTGGTTCATGAACAGATGTGTTGGGTGGGCCATGACAGTGGGAGAGGAGTGAAGAGTGGGTGGGTGCAGGGTGGTGGTGAGGTGCAGTGAGATCTTATCAAACAATAAGGTGGTAGTCGATCCCTGGTCACCCATCCTGTGTTCTGAATGTCGGCAGTGTGTGGTCATGTTCTTCATCACTTCAGCTATCCTGGAACTGTCCGTCTGCTGGACTGAAACGAGCTGCTCTCTGGGCTCGGCGCGGTCGGacagtgccctctgctggcgACGCCTTAGGCGTGCTGTGTTTCCAGCAAGTGAAAGTTGGCTGAGTTTGATTCTACGTGGGCACCGTCTGTAAAGACCTCACACAAAGCGCTCCGACTGCTGGCGTGAGATGGAAAATCATGCTCAGGTGCTCTCTGATATGACACTCTAGGATATTATCCTCCTCATGAGGGACAATGCATGTGTGAATACAGGGACAACTGTCCGAAAACTAGACGGTCACAGCAGTCAAAGGTGACAAAGGATCCGAAATATGAAGCTGAGCACATAAAATATACTCTGACAGTCCGAGAGAGCTCCACACTGACAGCATTATGGATCCCTCTGCTGAGCAAGCTGACGACAGTGCCAGGGAGAGCTAGGGGCCAAACTGGGCTGAGGGGTAGCTAGATGCCTGGTGGGGAGAACAGGATGTACGGTTTGTGATTCTGTCTGGTTTACTTTTGTACACATTTTCCCCCATCGCAAGAAAaggtggaggggggagaaaaaaaaagaaaagaagaagaaaagagcagtAACATGAGCCATTATTGTACAAAAGGGGGCTTCGAcctttctgcctctgtgccTCTACTGGTCAGAGTCGGAGACAGCAGACTGTAAAGCCTCATGTCAGaaatgctaattttttttttgaagcaaacaaacaaacattaacacCTAGAACCACAACAGATCAACGTTCCATTAAAACAACAGCCAACTAAGGATATAAACCAATCCAACCACTGAATCCTTGAGAACAGTTATTGCTGACGTTGTGGGGGAGTGAAGGTGGGAGGGGATGGCAGATGAGTGGGTGAGGTGAGGACGAAGATGGagggatgtgtgtgttcttgggGTGTGGATGGGATGGGGCTAGTTGTGGATAAGTCACTCCTGGGCTGGTTATGTGATCTGAGGAACAAGACTGTGCAGATCCACATCAGGTCAAACTGGCGCTGCCGATGTACTGGAGGGTTGGGTTGTGTCTGAGGCcgggaggtgggggtgggggttggtTTCCAGAGGTGACGGAATGTGCTGGCGGCGGTGGGGGGGGCTATTGGTCGGAGGGGATGTCTCTGTCGGCTTCAGCCTTCGGGGAGGGGGCGTGAGGGGGGTGGGAGACGGGGGCGATGCCGTGCGCCAGGGTTCCTGAAACCAGGCTTTCAACCCCTCCGCCAGCTCCGGGGAGAccccctgctgctgcaacattgATCAGACCTGGAGGAAATCTGAAACGCATATGGgaataaatcattaaaaatcctgctctggtaaaaaaaaaaaaaaaaaaaacatcccaacATCCAGATCCATATTCAGCCTCCTCTCACCTGTAAGTGGCTCCATTAAGCTCTGGGTGAACAGTGGCTGCCTCCATGCTGGGCCACTGAGAGGCTGCCATCAGATACTCCTTATTAACACAGTTCTTCAGACTGTCAGGGATACGCCCTAGAGCAGAGGACACAGACCATTACACTTTGatagttttgtatttttcaataaaaacagtGGTTATGCTACTGAGAGTATTCTGTTTCAGTGCCTCTGATTATTATCTGTGATGTGAAgacacatttccacacagtgaatgaaataataatacacCGCTTTGCTAACGTTCTGGACTGGACTTGACGGCGAAGCGGTGAGCAGAAATAAGCTGTGCTATGCTGTGTCACTCTGCCATCGCCCTTCTATATTTTCATTACAGTTATTTTTGTAGTGAGGTCATTCTGAGACAGGACTCGGTGTGTATAAGCTCATAGCCTGTCGTGGCATTGCTCTGTGTATAGTGACATAGCTAATAAAAAGTGCAATGATCCCACTTGGGGGCTTTTTTTGACTGATGATGATTCAGATGATCAGTGTTGATCATTAACTGTGTGTGCACGGTTTCCAATCGGTGTTGGCCCTTTGGTCTGATTCTGAAAGAGTTTTCAGAATCAAGTGAGAGCACAGCAGCCATCAGCCACTTAATgagctgcagtgtaatccctccGGGCGTTAGCACACCGTCAATGTACGTCCACTAAGAATTTATTTTTGCCGCTGACAGGCTCAGAGTCCTCTGAATCTttgaattgtcattctaagtCTCTGCCAACATTATGGGAAATGGACCCTTTTTTTCAATGAGTAAGGTCCTCTTTGTTTCACCAGAAGCAGCTGTTACATCACTCcaaccaaagccaccagactccatttacagaaacatcattttatcattgaaaaacacacttcattcaaactcaacagaaactaCATAAAATGTTCTTGGCtcgtctttccactgttccaacagtCACCACTAACCTCACCGAATcagaagaggggagagagagagggcggacaTTAGAGAGGCGACGAGGGGAAACAGTGCGTGGAGCCGGATTATTGTCACATCTACctctggaattattttcactggagaTAATGACCGGAGGGACTTAAATATGTCACGATTTTCCagtaaaattaaacaaataattGGATAACAGAAGCTCTGGCTTTGTGCCTCCATCAGCGgtgctgcttctgtttttcttcatagTTTAATGTTCTTTTTTACAATGTGAATCGAAATTTGAATGTAGAATATTCGTTGAGCCGACCTCATATGTGGAAGGCTCACTCATTTTAAAGAGTATGTGGCCCCAAAATTTGACCTACAGCTGAAAAGACTGGTCATTTATtagtcaacagaaaattaatcagcaactattttgataactCATTGTTTTCAATTATAAACAgcatttgatgctttttttcctggtgcatacattaaaataaacatctgAACTGAAATCAAGCAGTATAATATAAGATACTCCATAACAACTCGATTGATCATACAAATCAATCGAGTTGTTATGGAGTATCTTATTAAGTATTCATGTCACATGAGGGATTATCCACCAATCTTTAAAGCCTGTTTTATACACTTTCTCAGGCtgcaggccacacacacacacacacacacacacacacacacacacacacttatacaaataaataaataaaaattactCTCATTCATCAGCCCCATCATtaattttgtaaaaaaaaaaaaaagttcgcTTGAtgtggtttttgcctttttcaaaAAGAGTTCATGCGCTGAAGAGCAGACACCTTTTCCAGTAAGTTCTGACGTAAGGaatatttaaaacacatgaataatcagctgtttctgctctgttagCGTCTTCCTGGATATCCCCAACACGTACATGCATGTACTGCATTTCATGCGTGAGTGCTCTGactcacacatgaaaaaaacatctcATTCTTCTTACAACAACCACTTCTAATGAAACTACTCTTTGAATTGTCTAGTTTACTCGCTTTACGCCAGCTTTTTGCTTAATAATTAGATGGAAAGATGGTTAATACACAACAGGTTTGATCCTGTTCAGTAAAAAGAGTTTTACCGGTGATGGCACGGCGAACCTCCCTGGCTGCCTCCTCACGAGCCTCCACGGAGGCCTGCTCACTGTACCACGATGTGTGTGGGGTACAGATCAGGTTGGGGGCATCCTTCAGAGGGCCTGTTGAAAAACTATTGAGAAGGAGAAAGGTTGAGTAATGAGGCTGTGTATCATCCACAGCTGTTGGTGTTATCACGTGTATCATGGTTACCTGAAAGGTTCTGTCTCATGGACGTCCAGGGCAGCCCCTCGTATCCGTCCCTCTTTCAGGGCCTGAGCCAGTGCTTTCTCGTCAACCAGGCCGCCTCTTGATGTGTTCACCAGGAAGGCTCCCTGACGCATCTGTATGACAGGGTTAGCAACAGTATGATTGAAATAGGAGCAGACCATGGCAACTTTCAATCTGCAGCATAATACAACAGCACAGACTGAGATCATTTGGCACCAATATATTCTATTGTATTCTTCCAATCTATAGTACAAACTTATGCTGGGCGGTATGACCAAAAATgtatatcacagtatttttaaaaattctAACGGTTTCACGGTATATGACggtattatttttctttcatctggaagacagtagaatttttttttttctccacctaaaaagaaaacattatttaGAATGAAAACCACCTTTAAATCATGGGATAGTAGCCAAATTCATCTAGGAATTAGTAAAGTAATATCTGATGAGTAACTGTGCAAACgtaaatgctaaaaaaaaaatgaacctgagcagttttacagctgttttaacacaggtatgtccaggtGCTCATTTGGGCGCATCCAGTCAGAGTACTGTTACCTCGTCCAAGGATACgcagaaactcctctgttgaaaacactttttccagcctttttccTGCTTGCTATTGTTCATATCTCTGATTAAAggacgaaatgcaaataaaacagtaaaataaaacctcgggctgctcagcagagtccTCTGTGAGTGCTCTGCTCATTCAcgtgtaaatgagacggagcggTGAAACTAACTGCGTAGTTACaccggtcaatgtctcagcaaccaattggtcaattttgatgatcgacactTCTATCGAGTCAAGAGAATCGAGggggcagcacccaaattcaccaaagaaacaccaatgacgatccagaaggaagttACCCCAGAAATAGGTTATGGCATGAAGAGAGGTtcctccactctagaaaccccctccgCTTGATGTGAACAACCAGACCTCCGtgattgatctcaaactaaCGCTTTCATATGAtgccaggcttgtgtggtttgcatgaagtggtgaaatcagccGACGCACTAAAGTGGACATAAGctattttcttgttttgattACACAgccatataatttcttggggtatgaattatgtttcatttgggtggcaatgcttggtagaggcctttagctgagtttctccctgtcattctggtacgctacaagttaggattggtgcttcccaacgtgagcattgaccatctgaactgctggcatctcacgctgcccctGTACAGGTGGTGCTCATACTGAACAAGTTAATTGGTACAAGCTGGCGATTGCAACTTAGCTGAAGTATTTTCTGCTCTGTATTTCACACCTGGATCCAATGTCTTGATCATCTGCCTGAAGCCTTCTTTTTCTACAGTGTTAAACAGGACCATGTCTTTGGCTAGGTGGATAGTGACAACAAACGCTCCTTGAAGTGACCGTTGgctcagtttttcttttgcttttcctgtGTTACCTGCTGATGTGAAGGGCGCTGATCTTAACTTCATACATTCTTGATATTCCAAGACATGCTTGTGGCTAAGGTGGTGGAGTGTTGCCACCTTCGCCGACAACTTTGGCCCGACAacacttgcttttttttttcccccccggaaaccaaaaaacctccaaacaaCAGACACGGCTCTTCTTTTTGGCACAAgttcttctgtgtcatcatgttctACTAGTTGTGTAGCTTCAATTTCAGAACTTTCAATGTctatcccatccatcttcaccaTAATGTAACACCAGAGCACCACAGTTCACCCTCACCACGCCTCGCACCATGCGTGTTTAGAAGCACACCACTGAAAAGGGTCCCATATGAAACAGTGTCGCGAACGTTGTGTAATCAAATACACCGGTATGGCagtatattaaaaattcatatcataGCAGAAATATACACCGATATTCGGTATGAACCAGCATACCGCCCAGCACTAATACAAACTGTCCTACAATATGGAAGCAATGGTTCAGGCCAAGCTGTCTCGACTGTCTCAACAATTATGCTCAAACACTGTCAGCCAAATGTTTGAGTCAGGATTTTAAgctgcacataaaaacagaatgctgATTTTTGCTGGTGAAGGACAGGCTCACATGCAGCAGGACAACAATGAGACAGAACAGAGTGCGCAAACGTCAGAAAAAGTGCTGCCTTTTCTAAAACATTCAGCATGTAAGGAggttggaaaaacactgactaATGAGGAggcaaacaggagaaaaaatgtgtgtttaacacATTCATCGGGCATCCACACACCTGTTTGATGGTGAAGTCATTAATGAGGTGGTGGTTGTGCTCGTTGAGGCTGCAGTGCAGGGACACACAGTCAGAGTGGATGAGCAGATCCTGCAGGGTGGCCATGCGCTGCAGGCCCAGTGAGCGCTCCACACCATCAGGCAGGTAAGGATCATAGAAGATCACGCCAAAACCAAAGGCCTTAGCTCGCAGAGCCACCGCCTGTCCAACGCGTCctggaagacaaagaaaaatttCATTAACAGCCATCAAAACCAAACAGGCTCCAGAGCACACGGTTtgtctgaccatcacctgtcaaGCTTGGATTCAACAGGTCTCCTGAAGCACTTCAGCACAAAATAAGTCAATGAGGCAAATCCAATCCCTGAGGAAGTGTCAGAATACCTGGCTACACGTACTGTAATGAAGCAAGACACCCACGTGTACTCTTTACTCACCTAGACCAATAATGCCCAGCGTCTCACCCCGGATGCGAGCAGCACCGCCAGCTACCTCCCTGATCTGCTCCACACTAGAAGCACGGGTTCCCTCCCTGAGGGCCTGGTGCATCCAGGTGACTCGCCTGTACAGGTTGAGAATCAGACATAGCGAAGTGTCGGCCGTCTCCTCCACCGAGGCTGCTGGGACATTACAGACCGCAATGCCTGGGTGAGGAAAGAAAGGATTAACCACTCTGTGTGTTATTCTATGCATCAGTTCATTGCTGACCGTATGTGTGAAAATATGTTTAAGATTCCACCCACTCACCtagctcagcagctgctttgatgTCAACGTTGTCGAAGCCAGAGCCAATCCTGACAATTACACGGAGGCCTTTAAACTTTTCCAAGTCATCTCTGGACAGAGTGATGGTGTGGTAAAGAAGAGCAGCCACTGCCTCGTTTAGCACCTACAGAGGACAAATGCATCGTAAATGATCCGTCCTAAATTTCCAGGCTGTGTGGTGgagacatttctgctttttcattttaaaatactACATCAGAATGAAATGGTTTGGATTCCAGCACAGATGCGTCGGCTCTACCTTCTCATGAATCTCTTGTGTGGACTGGGCATCGCAGAAGGCCACTGTGGCCACATCTTTGAGGATGGGCATTTCCACAGTGCAGTCGCGCCCGTCCAGCAGGGCCACCAGGGGCCGTGGGTGCATTGGCCCGTTCAGGATGGGGGGTCGGATACCTGAGTCCAGTAGGAAGAAAATAATGTTGATCGCTGCACACCAGCAATGAATAAAATCTGGTACATCTCAATCTTACTGCAGTGACACTTTACTGATGACACTTAATGGACACAGCTACCAATTTCAGAATGAGCGTGGTTAAACTACAGATGAGTGACTCAACAGTGCATTTCCCATGTCTGGACTACCCGCCGTGATGCAAGTCATCATATACTCACACAAAACCCCCTGCACACATGGCTAAAGTTAACAGGCGCTAACTGCCACACTGCTTAGACGATAATAACTCAGACTTTTATGACTTTCTTTTTCCAACACATCCACTTCTACCAACACCCTCAGGAAACTACCAGGACGATGTGTGTAAGTGTTCCTACATAGTATTCTGGTTACAAAAGTGATGTGTAATTAAATCTGTGATGGTGCATGGAGAGCGTCCAGCATCCTGGCCTATTTGGTATTGAACTCCAGCTCTGTTTAGGAATGCATGGAACCAATATACACCATACTGCTCTCATTGAtccacctctgctctcttcAGGGCTTCTCATAAAGGGAAGGATAGATACTGATTAATGACAGAGAGCTATTTTGCTTAAGTGTTAAGTCTGGAACTTGACCTGCCACTGTATGAGAAGAGCGCACGCCGAGAGAAGGGGGCTGGGATGGGAGGGGAGAGGTGATGGGAGTGTGGCAGCCTGGGGGAGGGGTGGAGAAAGCTGCGGGGTCTcggagaggaggtggtgggggttcaggAGGGGGTCTGAGTCATGACCTAAATTCTCCTGTCTGGAAGAGTTTCTCCTTCCTATTTTTCTGGTTCTCCCCTATCttcacatagacacacatatccatacacacacacacctttgctGGCTAACATCTACATGCTTGGTCCATGTGCACTGTGGTCATTTACCACAAAGCCAACAAAGGAAACGCatgtcaaaaacaaatcaacaacatACATAAATGCTACATCTCTGCCAATGCGCTGGTGCTAAATTAGGGGAAATTAATGCTAATGGTTATATCTTCAAATGCTATTAAcaactctctctttctgtttcttctcagcAGTTCTTGGCTTTGCCTAACCAAACACATGCACCAGTACACACTATCTTGTCCCTgctgtgtgacaggtgtgtgtgtgtgtgtgtgtgtgtgtgtgtgtgtgtgtgtgtgtgtgtgtcccagagTGGGGGAGTGTGTCTAGCTGAAACATTTACTTGGACAGAGGGCAGGAGGTAATGGTGAGActgcagaggagggaagggagctGGTAGCCGAGGgtggaaaacaaatatttgtgaACACTTCCTCTGACGTCTGAGCATTTCCCAATGCatgcatgaaacacacacaggcaaagaagaaagaaaaacatacagcCTGGTACCCTTACAAAAATGTACAATCTACTGCCCTCCATTTAGCGGAGTGATTCACAATCATTGCAGATGGCTCAAGAATGCTAACAGGCCTACTGCTACACGCTGAAAGCACAAAGAGACTCTTACTATGGAGAGAAACCCAAAGCGATTTGTCACAAAGACCCCCTCTGAAAAAGTAGTTCTGGAAATATACAA contains:
- the ctbp1l gene encoding C-terminal-binding protein 1 isoform X1, yielding MALMDKHKQVKRQRLDRICEGIRPPILNGPMHPRPLVALLDGRDCTVEMPILKDVATVAFCDAQSTQEIHEKVLNEAVAALLYHTITLSRDDLEKFKGLRVIVRIGSGFDNVDIKAAAELGIAVCNVPAASVEETADTSLCLILNLYRRVTWMHQALREGTRASSVEQIREVAGGAARIRGETLGIIGLGRVGQAVALRAKAFGFGVIFYDPYLPDGVERSLGLQRMATLQDLLIHSDCVSLHCSLNEHNHHLINDFTIKQMRQGAFLVNTSRGGLVDEKALAQALKEGRIRGAALDVHETEPFSFSTGPLKDAPNLICTPHTSWYSEQASVEAREEAAREVRRAITGRIPDSLKNCVNKEYLMAASQWPSMEAATVHPELNGATYRFPPGLINVAAAGGLPGAGGGVESLVSGTLAHGIAPVSHPPHAPSPKAEADRDIPSDQ
- the ctbp1l gene encoding C-terminal-binding protein 1 isoform X2, yielding MQGIRPPILNGPMHPRPLVALLDGRDCTVEMPILKDVATVAFCDAQSTQEIHEKVLNEAVAALLYHTITLSRDDLEKFKGLRVIVRIGSGFDNVDIKAAAELGIAVCNVPAASVEETADTSLCLILNLYRRVTWMHQALREGTRASSVEQIREVAGGAARIRGETLGIIGLGRVGQAVALRAKAFGFGVIFYDPYLPDGVERSLGLQRMATLQDLLIHSDCVSLHCSLNEHNHHLINDFTIKQMRQGAFLVNTSRGGLVDEKALAQALKEGRIRGAALDVHETEPFSFSTGPLKDAPNLICTPHTSWYSEQASVEAREEAAREVRRAITGRIPDSLKNCVNKEYLMAASQWPSMEAATVHPELNGATYRFPPGLINVAAAGGLPGAGGGVESLVSGTLAHGIAPVSHPPHAPSPKAEADRDIPSDQ